A genomic window from Abyssisolibacter fermentans includes:
- a CDS encoding COG2426 family protein, whose translation MKKYIIVLFMSAVPIVELRGAIPLGIVMGICPIYSLLFSILGNCIIVPLLLKGLKPLLKFFYNIKFFKKYVIFLRNRTLKKSKRVQRYEMLGLFLLVAFPIPSTGVYTGCLAASLLKVKYKDAMISICAGVVTSGIIVYLLSIGLL comes from the coding sequence ATGAAAAAATATATAATTGTACTATTTATGTCAGCAGTGCCAATAGTTGAATTAAGAGGAGCAATACCACTAGGTATAGTTATGGGCATTTGTCCTATTTACAGTTTATTGTTTAGTATATTGGGCAATTGTATAATAGTGCCATTATTGTTGAAAGGTTTAAAACCATTATTGAAATTTTTCTATAATATAAAATTTTTTAAAAAATATGTTATTTTTTTGCGAAATCGAACATTAAAGAAAAGCAAGAGAGTACAAAGGTATGAGATGCTTGGTTTATTTTTGCTAGTAGCATTTCCAATACCATCAACAGGAGTGTACACAGGTTGTCTAGCTGCATCATTATTAAAAGTAAAATATAAGGATGCAATGATTTCAATATGTGCTGGAGTGGTTACTTCAGGTATAATAGTTTATTTGTTGAGTATTGGATTATTATAA
- the metK gene encoding methionine adenosyltransferase, giving the protein MRKWLFTSESVTEGHPDKMCDQISDAILDTIISKDPNSRVACETSVTTGLVLVSGEISTKCYVDIPKIVRQTIKDIGYTRAKYGFDGDTCAVLTSIDEQSPDIAMGVNEAFESKKGQMEDKINSIGAGDQGIMFGFACNETPELMPLPISLAHKLARRLTEIRKIGKLNYLRPDGKTQVTVEYHDDKPARVDTIVISTQHCPDVELETIEKDLIDLVIKEIVPAELLDENTRYLINPTGRFVIGGPQGDAGLTGRKIIVDTYGGYSRHGGGAFSGKDPTKVDRSAAYAARYVAKNIVAAGLADKCEVQLAYAIGVAYPVSIYVDTFGTGKIKEEKIEELINANFDLRPAAIIRDLDLKRGIYRQTAAYGHFGRIDIDLPWEKTDKAELLKEQANI; this is encoded by the coding sequence ATGAGAAAATGGTTATTTACATCTGAGTCCGTTACAGAAGGACATCCTGACAAAATGTGTGATCAAATTTCAGACGCAATACTAGATACAATAATATCAAAGGATCCTAATTCTAGAGTAGCTTGTGAGACATCAGTAACAACAGGTTTGGTTTTAGTATCTGGAGAAATATCTACTAAATGTTATGTAGACATACCTAAAATAGTAAGACAAACTATAAAAGATATAGGGTATACAAGAGCAAAGTATGGATTTGATGGAGACACTTGTGCAGTATTGACATCTATTGATGAACAATCACCTGATATAGCTATGGGAGTAAATGAAGCATTTGAAAGTAAAAAGGGACAAATGGAAGATAAAATTAATTCGATAGGAGCTGGAGATCAAGGTATTATGTTTGGTTTTGCATGTAACGAAACTCCTGAATTAATGCCATTACCAATTTCTTTAGCACATAAATTAGCTAGAAGACTTACAGAGATTAGAAAAATCGGTAAACTAAACTATCTTCGTCCAGATGGTAAAACACAAGTAACAGTAGAATATCATGATGATAAGCCTGCTAGAGTGGATACAATAGTTATATCTACACAGCATTGCCCAGATGTTGAATTAGAAACTATAGAAAAAGACTTGATAGATTTGGTTATAAAAGAGATAGTACCAGCAGAATTATTAGATGAAAACACAAGATATCTAATAAATCCAACAGGTAGATTTGTAATTGGTGGACCTCAAGGAGATGCAGGTTTGACAGGTAGAAAGATCATAGTAGATACATATGGTGGCTACTCTCGTCATGGAGGAGGAGCTTTCTCAGGGAAAGATCCAACAAAAGTTGATAGATCAGCAGCATATGCAGCAAGATATGTAGCTAAAAATATTGTTGCAGCAGGTTTAGCAGATAAATGTGAAGTTCAGTTAGCTTATGCAATAGGTGTAGCTTATCCGGTATCAATATATGTAGATACCTTTGGAACAGGCAAAATAAAAGAAGAAAAGATAGAAGAGCTTATTAATGCTAATTTCGATTTAAGACCGGCAGCTATTATAAGAGACTTAGATTTAAAGAGAGGTATATACAGACAAACAGCAGCTTATGGACATTTTGGTAGAATAGATATAGATTTACCATGGGAAAAAACTGACAAAGCAGAGCTATTAAAAGAGCAAGCAAATATCTAA
- a CDS encoding TIGR03826 family flagellar region protein → MDVRNCKKCGKIYKYDGFSMCLKCRQEEEEEFKKVREYIYDNPSATIPIISEDTGVNTKKILRYLREGRLAIKNNNNNLILACERCGVAINTGRFCEKCAVEIQNELNSSIKQKKTTKKGNKSSQEKMYVTRRLK, encoded by the coding sequence ATGGACGTTCGTAATTGTAAAAAATGTGGGAAGATATATAAATATGATGGATTTAGTATGTGTTTAAAATGCAGACAGGAAGAAGAAGAAGAATTTAAAAAAGTAAGAGAATACATATATGATAATCCATCAGCGACAATACCAATAATATCAGAAGATACTGGAGTTAATACTAAAAAAATATTAAGATATCTTAGAGAAGGAAGATTAGCGATAAAGAATAATAACAATAATTTAATCTTAGCATGTGAAAGATGTGGAGTTGCTATAAATACGGGCAGATTCTGTGAAAAATGTGCTGTAGAGATACAGAATGAGTTAAATAGTTCAATTAAGCAGAAAAAAACAACTAAAAAAGGCAATAAGAGTTCTCAAGAAAAAATGTATGTAACTAGACGTTTGAAATAA
- a CDS encoding RloB family protein: MPRLTKLPVTERTLEDRELKSMKKRFILYFEGQKTEASYFEGLAKNKKHIGVSNLITIEVLKRSPDDGSSSPNHLIEYYLEYINESSDELYLEDLDELWMIFDKDRWPEAHISYAINGAKENNINIGFTNPCFEFWLLLHFDEIHEIDKKKLLKNKRVSNRHSYASFELSQILQKHGYSGFDKASVEFEAYIDRIDKAIKNETFYAQTIEDINNELGSNISKLIYRMKTG; encoded by the coding sequence ATGCCGAGACTAACAAAATTGCCAGTCACAGAAAGAACTTTAGAAGATAGAGAATTAAAGTCTATGAAAAAGAGATTCATTTTGTATTTTGAAGGGCAAAAGACAGAAGCATCATACTTTGAAGGGTTAGCCAAAAATAAAAAACATATAGGTGTTTCAAATTTAATAACTATAGAAGTGCTAAAACGCAGTCCTGATGACGGGTCTAGTTCTCCTAACCATTTGATAGAATATTATTTAGAATATATTAATGAAAGCTCAGATGAATTATATCTTGAAGATTTAGACGAATTATGGATGATATTTGATAAAGACAGATGGCCTGAGGCACATATAAGCTATGCTATAAATGGAGCGAAAGAAAATAATATTAATATTGGTTTTACTAATCCTTGCTTTGAGTTTTGGCTGTTGCTGCATTTTGATGAAATACATGAGATTGATAAAAAAAAGCTTTTGAAAAATAAAAGGGTTTCTAATAGACATTCTTATGCAAGCTTTGAATTATCTCAGATATTACAGAAACATGGTTATAGCGGTTTTGATAAAGCATCAGTTGAGTTTGAAGCTTATATTGATAGAATAGACAAAGCAATAAAGAATGAGACTTTTTATGCACAGACAATAGAAGATATAAATAACGAATTAGGGTCTAATATTAGCAAACTTATTTATAGAATGAAGACTGGTTAA
- a CDS encoding tRNA 2-thiocytidine biosynthesis TtcA family protein: protein MKKTLGAIRKAVKEYNLINDGDKVAVGVSGGKDSMALLYGLRLFQHFSPVKYELQAFTLTLGFDNFDLTPIKEFCEKIDVAYQIKETEIGKIVFDIRKEKNPCSLCAKMRRGALHDLIIENGCNVLALGHHADDAIETLFLSMLYSGRISTFLPKTYLSRKDIHVIRPMIYLPEYEIKNAIIRHNIPTVKSPCPADKNTKREEMKELMKHINKLVPDARDKIITSMKNKEQFNLWF from the coding sequence ATGAAAAAAACATTAGGCGCAATAAGAAAAGCAGTAAAAGAGTATAATTTAATAAATGATGGTGATAAGGTTGCAGTAGGGGTTTCTGGTGGTAAAGATAGTATGGCTTTGTTATATGGTCTAAGATTATTTCAACATTTTAGCCCTGTTAAATACGAATTGCAGGCTTTTACTCTTACTCTAGGTTTTGATAATTTTGATTTGACACCAATCAAAGAATTCTGTGAAAAGATTGATGTAGCTTATCAAATCAAGGAAACTGAAATTGGTAAAATTGTTTTCGACATTAGAAAAGAAAAGAATCCATGTTCTTTATGTGCAAAAATGAGAAGGGGTGCTTTGCATGATCTCATTATTGAAAATGGATGTAATGTATTAGCTTTAGGACATCATGCTGATGATGCTATTGAAACTTTATTTCTAAGTATGTTGTATTCAGGGAGGATAAGTACATTTTTGCCTAAAACATATTTATCAAGAAAAGACATACATGTTATTAGGCCAATGATCTACTTACCTGAGTACGAAATCAAAAATGCTATCATTAGGCATAATATTCCTACAGTTAAAAGTCCTTGTCCTGCTGATAAGAATACTAAAAGAGAAGAAATGAAAGAACTTATGAAACATATAAATAAACTGGTGCCTGATGCTAGAGATAAGATTATCACTTCTATGAAAAACAAAGAACAGTTCAATCTATGGTTTTAA
- a CDS encoding ATP-dependent RecD-like DNA helicase, which yields MVSLQGTVEEIIFKNEANGYAVAVIETDDDIVTIVGCIPIINIGDTLEVQGQWDYHSKFGQQLKVQSYTKVVPSTLNGIEKYLSSGLIPGIGPKMAKKIVEKFGKESLDILQYNPKKLTEIRGIGSKKAEQIAEVFAEQRNLRDVIIFLQKYEISTGYAVKIYKKYGDEAVSVIKENPYRLTETIHGIGFKLADKIAINMGIDSNSIYRVSAGIKYTLINYSSSGHTYVPKQELIDKTFQLLGVDEELIDEALTSLALKQEIKLEMSVDDIKVYYMPFYTAEANVSKKLVELSRAKVEEIDTDIEKEISAMEEEDNFYFAQKQKEAIKQALKNGVMVLTGGPGTGKTTTINSIIKIFEKNKKTISLGAPTGRAAKRMTEASNREAKTIHRLLEYGYIDDEIAMSFAKNDEDPLKSDVIIIDEVSMVDILLMNNLLKAIVAGTRLILVGDVDQLPSVGPGNVLRDIINSDIVKVVKLDEIFRQARESMIVVNAHRINKGEKPYLNVKDKDFFFMSREANNQIVDTVIELCTKRLPKYNGYDALKDIQVLTSMKKGDVGVNALNSKLQAALNAYSKDKPEKKYGDIIFRAGDKVMQIKNNYKIKWKINNYGKVVEGEGIYNGDFGYITDIDEEKSVITILFDENKQVKYKFGQLDELKLAYATTIHKSQGSEFPVVVIPISWGPPMLLTRNLLYTAITRSKELVVLVGMKRYMDLMIENNRITKRYSGLKDRLKMFFDMFMNDNISE from the coding sequence TTGGTAAGTTTACAGGGTACTGTTGAAGAAATAATATTTAAAAATGAAGCTAATGGCTATGCTGTGGCTGTTATAGAAACTGATGATGATATTGTCACTATAGTAGGTTGTATTCCTATTATTAATATTGGAGATACTCTAGAAGTTCAAGGACAGTGGGATTATCATTCAAAATTTGGACAACAGTTAAAAGTACAGTCTTATACAAAGGTAGTTCCATCTACCTTAAATGGGATAGAGAAATATTTATCTTCAGGTTTGATACCAGGTATTGGGCCCAAAATGGCTAAAAAAATAGTAGAAAAATTCGGAAAAGAATCGTTAGATATATTACAATATAATCCCAAAAAACTTACAGAAATACGAGGCATTGGTTCTAAAAAAGCTGAACAAATAGCAGAAGTATTTGCTGAGCAGAGAAACTTGAGAGATGTAATAATATTTTTACAAAAATATGAGATTAGTACTGGATATGCAGTTAAAATATATAAAAAATACGGTGATGAAGCTGTATCTGTAATTAAAGAAAATCCATACAGGCTTACTGAAACTATACACGGTATTGGCTTTAAATTAGCTGATAAGATTGCAATAAATATGGGTATTGACAGCAATTCAATATATAGAGTTTCAGCAGGGATTAAATATACCTTGATTAATTACTCTTCATCAGGGCATACATATGTTCCAAAGCAAGAATTAATAGATAAAACATTTCAACTACTGGGAGTTGATGAAGAGTTAATAGACGAAGCGCTTACTTCTTTAGCATTAAAACAAGAAATAAAGCTGGAGATGTCTGTAGATGATATCAAAGTATATTACATGCCTTTTTATACAGCTGAAGCAAATGTTAGTAAAAAACTAGTAGAGCTTTCAAGAGCAAAGGTTGAAGAGATAGATACAGATATAGAAAAAGAAATATCGGCAATGGAAGAAGAGGATAATTTTTATTTTGCACAAAAACAGAAAGAAGCAATTAAACAAGCACTGAAAAATGGTGTAATGGTTCTAACTGGTGGACCGGGTACTGGGAAAACTACAACAATAAATAGTATCATTAAAATTTTTGAGAAAAACAAAAAAACTATATCTTTAGGTGCACCAACAGGAAGAGCTGCTAAGCGTATGACAGAAGCATCAAACAGAGAAGCAAAGACAATACATAGATTACTGGAATATGGTTATATAGATGATGAAATTGCTATGTCATTTGCAAAAAATGATGAAGATCCATTAAAAAGCGATGTTATAATAATAGATGAAGTTTCAATGGTTGATATTTTATTGATGAACAATCTGTTAAAGGCAATAGTAGCTGGTACTAGATTGATCCTGGTAGGAGACGTAGATCAGCTACCTTCGGTAGGACCAGGTAATGTGTTAAGAGATATAATAAATAGTGATATAGTAAAAGTAGTTAAGCTTGATGAAATTTTTAGACAAGCAAGAGAGAGTATGATAGTAGTAAATGCTCATAGAATCAATAAAGGTGAAAAGCCTTATTTAAATGTAAAAGATAAAGATTTCTTTTTTATGTCAAGAGAAGCAAATAATCAAATAGTAGATACAGTTATTGAATTGTGTACCAAAAGATTACCAAAATACAATGGTTATGATGCTTTAAAAGATATACAGGTGCTTACTTCTATGAAAAAGGGAGATGTAGGAGTAAATGCTCTTAATTCAAAATTGCAAGCAGCGTTGAATGCCTACTCTAAGGATAAGCCTGAAAAGAAATATGGAGATATAATCTTTAGAGCTGGAGATAAAGTAATGCAGATAAAAAATAACTATAAAATAAAATGGAAAATCAATAATTATGGGAAAGTAGTTGAAGGTGAAGGGATATATAATGGTGATTTTGGGTACATAACTGATATTGATGAAGAGAAGAGTGTAATAACAATTTTGTTTGATGAAAACAAACAGGTTAAATATAAATTTGGTCAATTAGATGAACTAAAATTAGCATATGCAACAACAATACACAAAAGTCAGGGAAGTGAATTCCCAGTAGTAGTAATACCAATTAGCTGGGGACCACCAATGTTACTAACAAGGAATCTATTATATACAGCCATAACAAGAAGCAAAGAACTGGTTGTATTGGTAGGCATGAAAAGATACATGGACTTGATGATAGAAAATAATAGAATTACAAAGAGATATTCTGGTTTGAAAGATAGGTTGAAAATGTTTTTCGATATGTTTATGAATGATAATATATCGGAATAG
- a CDS encoding flagellar protein FlgN, which produces MQALLSELKKILNQEYAVYEELLKLTENKTQVIIEGKIKELDEITKLEENQILKIANLEQIREDIAMKLRNSLGLSIDSNITNIIDKLSKQDKEDLEVIKRKIVSVLDKIKEKNDLNNTLIGDALEYINLNINLLTNTKQGNVYNKKDNNFVQQNKSLFDVKA; this is translated from the coding sequence GTGCAAGCTTTACTAAGTGAGTTAAAAAAAATTCTTAACCAAGAGTACGCAGTTTATGAAGAATTATTAAAATTGACAGAAAATAAAACACAAGTAATAATAGAAGGTAAAATTAAAGAATTAGACGAAATAACAAAATTAGAAGAAAACCAAATACTCAAGATTGCAAACTTAGAGCAGATAAGAGAAGATATTGCTATGAAATTGAGGAATAGTCTTGGACTTAGTATAGACAGTAATATAACTAACATAATAGACAAATTGAGCAAGCAAGACAAAGAAGATTTGGAAGTGATTAAAAGAAAGATAGTCAGTGTTTTAGATAAGATTAAAGAAAAGAATGATTTAAATAATACCTTGATAGGAGATGCGTTAGAGTATATCAATTTAAATATAAACCTCTTAACAAATACTAAGCAAGGAAATGTTTATAATAAAAAGGATAATAATTTTGTACAGCAAAATAAGAGTCTTTTTGATGTAAAGGCATAG
- the flgM gene encoding flagellar biosynthesis anti-sigma factor FlgM: MKIFNSHIQKAYKIYSKNDYNKSISKVSKTNKKDEIQLSSKALEFQYALKAFKEVPEIREEKVKEIQDRIKNGTYEVDVRKIVDNIFS; the protein is encoded by the coding sequence ATGAAAATATTTAATTCGCATATTCAAAAAGCTTATAAAATATATTCAAAGAATGATTATAACAAGAGTATTAGCAAGGTATCTAAGACTAATAAAAAAGATGAAATACAGTTGTCTTCTAAAGCATTAGAATTTCAATATGCATTGAAAGCTTTTAAAGAAGTTCCTGAGATAAGAGAGGAAAAAGTCAAAGAAATCCAAGACAGAATAAAAAACGGTACGTACGAGGTAGATGTTCGAAAAATAGTAGATAATATATTTTCATAG
- a CDS encoding ComF family protein codes for MIIKFIKDFYNTILELIFPEDNLCLLCNKHSEEVDNHICKDCLEKLVFVSNKRCEICGRPLKPSYIPDLCHDCINKQKLFIKNMSPLIYEDYTRECIHNFKYKKRAYMYKALGSIMVKYLYENTDIKFDLILPVPLNKKRMLERGFNQAELLSKYISKYINVPHDAKTLLRIKDTQKQNKLKRADRINNMKNAFSIKNNNHIKNKVILLVDDIYTTGTTINECCKVLLKSGAKKVYVLTLAIGHNEYN; via the coding sequence ATGATTATAAAATTTATAAAAGATTTTTATAATACAATTTTAGAGCTGATTTTTCCAGAGGATAATTTATGTTTACTTTGCAATAAACATTCAGAAGAGGTAGACAACCATATTTGTAAGGATTGTTTGGAGAAATTAGTATTTGTATCGAATAAGAGATGTGAAATATGTGGACGACCTTTAAAGCCCAGCTATATACCTGACTTGTGTCATGATTGTATTAATAAACAGAAATTATTTATAAAAAACATGTCTCCATTAATATATGAAGATTATACTAGAGAATGCATACATAATTTCAAGTATAAAAAAAGGGCATATATGTATAAAGCCTTAGGTTCAATTATGGTAAAATATTTATATGAAAATACAGATATAAAATTTGATTTAATATTACCCGTTCCACTTAATAAAAAGAGAATGTTGGAAAGGGGTTTTAATCAAGCGGAGCTTCTTAGTAAATACATTTCAAAATACATTAATGTACCTCATGATGCAAAAACTCTATTAAGAATTAAAGATACACAAAAACAAAACAAATTAAAAAGAGCTGATAGAATTAATAACATGAAAAATGCTTTTAGTATTAAAAACAATAATCATATTAAAAATAAAGTAATATTATTAGTTGACGATATATATACAACAGGCACGACTATCAATGAGTGTTGTAAAGTATTATTAAAAAGTGGTGCAAAGAAAGTTTATGTACTAACGTTAGCAATAGGACATAATGAATATAATTAA
- a CDS encoding AAA family ATPase → MLIRYSVENFRSFKTLETFNMVPGSSKHFNERLYNKDNIKLLRFSAIYGANAAGKSNLIASMKYAKVLIIEGIESLSVTDYYRLDSLYKEKETRFEFEIKIGNKFYAYGISYLISGKEIKGEWLYDITDSKNEIMMFERDDNKIKTSLNIKDAQEKIRFNVYKNDVEGSTCDLLLKEIGTKKLSSHSQLYVIKEIYNWFKFNLRIFKPDEPIGSLDFFSDDIKRDQLGKLLNDLDTGILGISFINVEADELARNLPKKTINKLILDLKEAKMQENNKSKSITVRVSNQYYKIILNDDKVEIKKYVFAHSNDNIEALFDLIDESDGTQRIIDLLNLVLAPEEENIYIIDELDRSLHPNLVKKFVELFLELGSNKDSQLIVSTHASVLMDLNLLRRDELWFVERDKNCISKLFSLEDFKERYDRRVEKSYLEGRYGAVPLFGTFDRLNLEE, encoded by the coding sequence ATGTTAATAAGATATTCTGTTGAAAATTTTAGATCATTTAAAACCTTAGAGACATTCAACATGGTACCGGGTAGTTCAAAACATTTCAATGAAAGGTTGTACAATAAAGATAATATAAAGCTATTACGTTTTTCGGCTATCTATGGAGCTAATGCAGCTGGTAAATCTAATCTAATCGCATCTATGAAATATGCTAAGGTTTTAATTATAGAAGGAATAGAAAGTTTGTCTGTTACCGACTATTATAGGTTAGACTCGTTATATAAGGAGAAAGAAACCAGATTCGAATTTGAAATAAAAATTGGCAATAAATTTTATGCATACGGAATATCATATCTTATATCAGGCAAAGAAATTAAAGGTGAATGGCTTTATGATATCACTGATAGTAAAAATGAAATAATGATGTTTGAAAGAGATGATAACAAGATAAAAACATCACTAAATATAAAAGATGCCCAAGAAAAAATTAGATTTAATGTGTACAAAAATGATGTTGAAGGATCAACATGTGACTTATTATTAAAAGAGATAGGTACAAAAAAATTAAGCTCTCATTCACAGCTTTATGTGATTAAAGAAATATATAATTGGTTTAAATTTAATTTAAGAATATTTAAGCCAGATGAACCAATAGGAAGCTTGGATTTTTTTAGTGATGATATAAAGAGAGACCAATTAGGTAAATTACTAAACGACTTAGATACGGGTATATTAGGCATATCTTTTATTAATGTTGAAGCTGATGAATTAGCTAGGAATTTACCAAAAAAAACGATTAATAAATTGATTTTAGATTTAAAAGAGGCAAAGATGCAAGAAAATAATAAATCAAAAAGTATAACTGTTAGAGTGTCTAATCAATATTATAAGATTATATTAAATGATGATAAAGTAGAAATAAAAAAATATGTTTTTGCTCATTCCAATGACAATATAGAAGCTTTATTTGATTTAATAGATGAATCTGATGGAACTCAAAGAATAATTGATTTGTTGAATTTAGTTTTAGCACCTGAAGAAGAAAATATATATATTATAGATGAGCTAGATAGGAGTTTACATCCTAATCTAGTAAAGAAATTTGTTGAGTTATTCTTAGAATTAGGTTCAAACAAAGACTCACAATTAATAGTATCAACACATGCTTCAGTACTTATGGATTTAAATTTGCTCAGAAGAGATGAATTATGGTTCGTAGAACGTGACAAAAACTGTATATCTAAATTGTTCTCACTTGAAGATTTCAAAGAAAGATATGATAGGAGAGTTGAAAAATCATACTTAGAAGGTAGATACGGTGCAGTACCGTTATTCGGGACATTTGACAGATTAAATTTGGAGGAGTAA